One genomic segment of Scophthalmus maximus strain ysfricsl-2021 chromosome 3, ASM2237912v1, whole genome shotgun sequence includes these proteins:
- the b3gnt7l gene encoding UDP-GlcNAc:betaGal beta-1,3-N-acetylglucosaminyltransferase 7, like — MDHLFRRKRVGLLKPLLSLSLVCASFLMIHKLRLAEKDGLGLKRARDADWCGSECFSFKKRVVKSGAGSSDPPLVRQSDAQRVSNGTPASWDAQVLNCSEDASVRTQDWFRRLDPRFHQFVLHRHCRYFPMLINHPEKCTDGDVHLLMVVKSVIEQHDRREAVRKTWGNEETVDGKKIKTLFLLGSPATGKDTKNLQKLIEYEDRIYGDILQWDFMDTFFNLTLKEVNFLKWFGIYCSGVRFIFKGDDDVFVNTRNLLELIDFTVEERREADAFVGDTISKAIPIRNRQSKYYIPKELYDKPYPPYVGGGGFLMSSALARRLFVVSQGQELYPIDDVFLGMCLQKLRLAPQTHPGFRTFGITRRRVSPMNNEPCFYKSLIVVHKLSAPELLRMWSVVHNGALVCAQRTSVWSPGSNQLERPKGHTN, encoded by the coding sequence ATGGATCACCTTTTCCGGAGGAAGCGGGTCGGTCTGCTCAAACCGCTGCTCAGCCTGTCGCTGGTGTGCGCGTCGTTTTTGATGATCCACAAGTTGCGGCTGGCAGAGAAGGACGGGCTGGGGCTGAAACGCGCCAGGGACGCCGACTGGTGCGGCTCCGAGTGCTTCTCGTTCAAGAAGAGAGTCGTGAAGAGCGGCGCGGGCAGCTCGGACCCCCCGCTGGTCAGGCAGTCGGACGCGCAGCGCGTCTCCAACGGGACCCCGGCGTCCTGGGACGCGCAGGTTCTCAACTGCAGCGAGGACGCGTCGGTGAGGACCCAGGACTGGTTCCGGCGCCTGGACCCGAGGTTCCACCAGTTCGTGCTGCACAGACACTGCCGGTACTTCCCCATGCTCATCAACCACCCGGAGAAGTGCACCGACGGCGACGTGCACCTCCTCATGGTGGTCAAGTCCGTCATCGAGCAGCACGACCGGCGCGAGGCGGTGCGTAAAACCTGGGGCAACGAGGAGACGGTCGATGGGAAGAAGATCAAAACTTTGTTTCTTCTGGGGAGCCCGGCGACGGGCAAGGACACCAAGAACCTGCAGAAGCTGATCGAGTACGAGGACCGGATCTACGGGGACATCCTGCAGTGGGACTTCATGGACACCTTCTTCAACCTGACCCTGAAGGAGGTCAACTTCCTCAAGTGGTTCGGCATCTACTGCTCCGGCGTCCGGTTCATATTCAAGGGGGACGACGACGTGTTCGTGAACACGCGCAACCTGCTGGAGCTGATCGACTTCACGGTGGAGGAGCGCAGGGAGGCCGACGCGTTCGTGGGCGACACCATCTCCAAGGCGATCCCCATCCGCAACCGGCAGAGCAAGTACTACATCCCCAAGGAGCTGTACGACAAGCCGTACCCCCCGTACGTGGGCGGAGGGGGCTTCCTCATGTCCTCCGCGCTGGCGAGGAGACTCTTCGTGGTGTCGCAGGGCCAGGAGCTGTACCCCATCGACGACGTGTTCCTGGGCATGTGCCTGCAGAAGCTTCGCCTGGCGCCGCAGACGCACCCGGGCTTCAGGACCTTCGGCATCACGCGGCGCAGGGTGAGCCCCATGAACAACGAGCCCTGCTTCTACAAGAGCCTCATCGTGGTGCACAAGCTGAGCGCGCCGGAGCTGCTCCGCATGTGGAGCGTGGTGCACAACGGGGCGCTGGTTTGTGCGCAACGGACCTCCGTGTGGTCGCCGGGGTCGAATCAACTCGAGCGACCCAAAGGGCACACGAATTGA